The genomic region AACGCCGATGGAAAACCGACTCTCCGAACTCTGGTCGATCATGGACTTTCTCAACCCCGGTTATCTGGGAAGCGCCAGCGAATTTCTCCGCCAGTTCGCCCACTCCGCCGGACGTGAAGGGGAGGAGTCGGCAGCCGGGCAGGTGCGCCGCCTGGTCCGTCCCTTCCTCCTGCGTCGGGTAAAGAGCGATCCGGCTATTGAACCGGACCTGCCTGATAAACAGGAGTCGAAGGAATTTTTGCCCCTCACGCTGGAACAGGCGGCCCTGTACGAAAACGTGATCGGCGAACTGTTCGAACGAATCGATGAAGAGGCGGGCATGACCCGGCGGGGGATGATCCTGAAGACGTTGACCCGGTTAAAGCAGGTATGCGACCATCCGGCGCTGCTGCTCAAGGAAAAATCGCCCGCCGACTTTCGCCGACGCTCGGCCAAGGCCGACCGACTGATCGAGATGGTAGAGGAACTGCGGCAGGAGGGGGACGGCTGCCTTATCTTTACCCAGTATGTAGAGATGGGCCGGATGCTCCAGGAATACCTGGAAAAAGAACTGGGGGAGAGGGCGGAGTTTCTTCACGGCGGCGTTCCCAGAGCCCGTCGCGATGACATGATCGAACGGTTCCAGTCCGGCAAAGACTTCGCCATCCTCATCCTCTCCCTGCGGGCCGGCGGTTTTGGACTGAACCTGACGGCGGCCAACCACGTCTTTCACTTTGACCGCTGGTGGAATCCGGCTGTGGAGAACCAGGCCACCGACCGGGCCTACCGGATCGGCCAGCGCCGCCACGTGCAGGTGCACAAGTTGATCACCCTGGGCACCCTGGAGGAACGCATCGATGAGATGCTCGAACGGAAGCAGGGGCTCAATGACCGCATCGTCGGCAACGGCGAGGTCTGGGTGACCGAACTGTCCACCCGGGAACTCCGGGAGATCTTCGCCCTGCGCCGTGAGTGGGTGGGACGGGAATAAGGAAGCAACTGCTTTCAAAAAAGCGAAAAAGGTAAAAAAGCAAGAGATATGCGGCCCCCACCGTCGGAAAATGGCGACAAGGAAGTTGCGGGAGGGCCGCTTTTTTTGCGTTTTCATTTGGGATGATGATGGCAAATCCATTGACTTTGACCAGACACCGTGATTATACTGTGTATAGATAAAATACACAGTAGCGAGGGGGTGCCTTTTTGACTCCGATTACTCTTTCTCCGACATCCCCCATACCCTTGTACGACCAGATCACCAAACAGATCAAGGATGCAATCCTGCGGGGCGACCTGGCGCCCGGTCAGGCCCTTCCCTCCATCCGCCAACTGGCCCAGGAGTTGGGGACGAGCGTGATTACCGTCAAACGGGCGTACCTGGAACTGGAGCGGGAGGGGATGATCCTGACCCGCCAGGGGCTGGGCTGCTTTGTCGCCCCGGTGGAAAAAGGACACTTGGAAACGACCCGGCGCGAGTCTGTGCTGGCCCCGCTGCGGCAGGCCCTGGCTGAAGCAAAACGTCTGGGCATGACGATGGAAGAGGTCCGGCAACTCTTTGCGGAACTGCTGAAGGAGGAAGAACGATGACATCCATCTTGACCATCGACGGCGTTACAAAACGTTACGCGTCCTTTATGTTGGAGAAGGTGTCATTGACACTGCCCCCCGGCGCCATCATGGGCTTGATCGGCCCCAACGGCGCCGGCAAGAGCACCTTGTTCAAGGCCATCCTGAATCTGGTGCGCATCGACACCGGTTCCATTACCGTTTTCGGCCTCGATCACCGGCGTCATGAGCAGGCCATCAAGCGCCGCGTCGGCTTTGTCAGTGAAGAGATCCCCTTTTACGACAGTCTCACCGTGGCGGAACTGTCCCGTTTCGTCTCCTCCTATTACCCCACCTGGGATGACGCCCTCTTCGCCGCTCTGCAAAAGCGCTTCGCCCTGTCTGCCCATAAAAAGGTGGGCGACCTGTCCAAGGGGAACAGGATGAAACTCTCCCTCTGCCTGGCCCTGGCCCACCGCCCGGAACTTCTGCTCCTCGATGAGCCGACAGCCGGTTTGGACGCGGTCGCGCGGCGGGAACTGCTGGAGGAGATGCTCGACGTCATCCAGGAGGAAGACCGGTCGGTCCTGTTTTCCTCACACATCACCGCTGATGTAGAACGGGTGGCCGACTATGTGACCCTGATCCATCAGGGGAGGGTCTGCTACACGGGATTACGCGACGACCTGCAGGGTTCCTGGCGGCGGATCCTGATCAGCGGCGACTTTCCACCCGAGGCGCGGCCCCATCTGGTCCATGTGGAGCCTCGCTTCGGTGGATACGCAGGCGTCACCGGCGACATGGATGCGCTCCGCCGGTCCTGGCCCGGCGGCATCCCTGCCGGCGTTGCTCTAGAGGCGATCAGTTTAGAAGAGATCCTGATCGCCCTGGCCAAGCAATCCTCAGAACAGGGCGCCTGAGCGAGAAGGAAGGGAGAGACCTTGCATGTGGCAACTGGTAAAAAAAGATTTTCAAGCCCAGAAAAAATCGCTCCGGTCGCTGGGGCTGCTCTTGCTCGGGATCACCGGGTTGATCCTGAGCGGCAAAGCGGAGCCCACCCTGTTTGGAGGCATTTGGGGCATTTTGACGGTCATGTTTACCTTGAGCTATACCAACGGGACGATATTATATGAAGAAAAGAGCCGAGGCTACCTCTTTTTGCGATCACTGCCCCTCTCGCCGCGCCAGATCGTCGCGGCCAAGTTTATGGGCGGGCTGCTGTCTGCCCTGGCGACAACCTTGATCGTGGGCATTCTGCTGACAATTGCCCAGATGATCTACCCCCCGGAGAGCCTGATCCCGCCGTTCGCGGCCTTTATCTATCTCGGCGTGACCTTGCTCTTCAACGGGTTGGTGCTGATGCTGTCTTTTCGCTTCGGCTATATGAAAGCGCAGCGGTTCTTTGCATTGATCGCCCTGTCGCCGTTGATTTTCATGGCCTTGCCCAAGGGATGGCTGAAAGGGTTCTTTTATGGACCGGCCATGTATATGGCTGCCCATGTGGAGGCGACTGTCGCCGGGTTTGTCCTTTGCGTAGCGGTCTTTTTATCGGCCGCCTTTCTCTACAGCATCCACTGTTTTCAGGATGCCGATCGGCTCGACAGTCTGCTAAAAAATTGATGAAAAAAAGGAAAACAAGCGCCCAGATTGTAAACCTTTCTTGTAACATTTTTTGCCGTTCAAGCGTCTAGTGGGTAGGGCGCTTTTTGCCGGAGCGTTGCGGCGATGATTGCCGGAACGTTCCGGTAATGACTGCCGGATCGTCATGTCGTGATGGACATGCCTTCCGGCGACTGTTCGGAAGAATGAAGCGGAGGAGGAGCATCGTTGAGCCGGATCGTGATCAAAAACGCGCGGATCTTGACCATGGCGACAGAAGCGCCGCAGATCCTGGAGGGGGACATCGGCATCGAAGGATCCTGCATCCGGGAGATCGGCCGCATCGATGCCAAGATGGTTGGGGACGACGCCGTCACCGTCATCGACGCGGCGGGAAAGGTCGTCATGCCAGGCTTAATCAACTGCCACAATCATGCGGCGATGGCGCTGTTTCGCGGCTACTCGGACGACCTGCGCCTTATGGAATGGCTGAGCCAAAAGATCTGGCCTGCCGAGGAACGCCTCGACGGCGACGCCGTCTATGCCGGCACGATGCTGGCGGCGGCGGAGATGATCAAATCAGGCACGACCACCTTTGCCGACATGTATTTTTTCATGGACGACGTGGCCCGGGCGGTGCGGGATGCGGGGATGCGGGCGACCCTTTGCCAGGGCCTCCTCTTTATCGACAATCAGGCCGAGCGGCGGCTGGAGGCTACCCGCCGGCTTTTCGCCGACTGGCATGGGAAGGCGGAGGGACGGATCAAGGCCATGGTTGGCCCCCACGCCCCCTACACCTGTCCGCCTGACAAGCTGCAGGCCGTCATGGCCCTGGCAAAGGAATTGCAGGCCGCCATCCACATCCACCTCTCGGAGACGGTCGAGGAAGTGGACCAGATGTTCGACCGGTATGGCAAATCGCCTGTCCGTTACCTGGCCGATCTGGGACTCTTCGCCGAGCACCATGTGCTGCTCGCCCATGCCGTCAACCTCTCCCGCGATGACATTCACCTGCTCAAGGGACTTAGAGGCGGCGTCTCCCACAACCCCGTCAGCAACCTCAAACTCGGCTGCGGTGTAGCGCCTGTCTTGGAACTGCGCGACAAGGGAGTCGCCGTCGCCCTGGGCACCGACGGGGCGGGCAGCGCCACAACCCTCGACCTCTTCGAAGAGATCAAGGCCGCCGCCTGGCTGCAGAAAAACCGCACAGGCGATCCCACGGCGGTGACAGCCTATCAGGCCTTGCGCATGGCCACCATCGAGGGCGCACGGGCGCTGGGGCTCGCTGACCGGATCGGGAGCATCGAGCCGGGCAAACAGGCCGATCTGATCCTCATCGACATGAACAAACCCCACCTGTTCCCGCAGAACGACATCTGCGCCCTGCTGGCCTACGCCGCCAACGGCGCTGACGTGGACACCGTCTTGATCGATGGGAAGGTGGTCATGCAAAACCGCCAGTTGCTGACCATGCATGAAGCCGATGTGCTTGCCGAGGCTGCCGCGGCGGCCCGGCGGGTCATTCGGGATTAAGCGTTTTAGCTGGACAAACCGGAGTTGCATCAAAAATGGAGAGGACTTGACCAAATTGCTGCAATCATGGAAACCCCGCTTGCAAAGTCTGTGGAAGCGACGCAAAAAGTGGATCGCAGCGGCCCTGGTCGTCGCCGTCGCCGGGGGCGCCTGGGCGGCGCTGCGGCCCGCCAAGGGACCGGCCGGCGTGCCTGTCAGCGTCCGGGAGGTGACCAGCGGGGATCTGGAGGTATCAGTCGTCGTTTCCGGCAAGATCGAGCCCTATGCCAAGGAGAACGTCACCGCCCGCGTGCGGGGGCGGCTCGTGAAGGTGCTTGTGGAAGCCGGGCAGATGGTCAAAGCGGGCGACGTGCTGGCCCTCATCGACAAAGAAGACCTGGTCCGCAAGGAGTCAGACGCCCGGGTCAACCTGGAAGTGGAGCAACTCAGCCTGGACAAAAGCCGCAAGACAGCGGAATACGAACTGGCCAAAGCCCGGGAGACGGCGGAACAGAGCCGGAAGAAGATGGACCTGGAAAAGAAAAACCTCGACCGTGTCCAGGCGCTCTATGACAGCGGCGCCGCCACCCAAAAGGAACGCGAAGAAGCATTACATACCTATGAAGACGCCGCCGCCCAGCACCGCAACGACCTGCGGCGCGTCGAATCGATTGAGACGAACGACCTGGGAACAGAGATCAAACTGCGGGAGGCCCAGATCCGTCTAAAGCGCCAGGAGTGGGAGACAAGCGCCCGTGACCTGGACGAGTCAGCCGTCAAAGCGCCCATGGACGGCATGGTTTTGGAGGTGCCCGTCGATCCCGGCGATTACATCGCGCCGGAGACGAAGATCGCCGTCCTCGGACGGACAGACCGGCTGAAGATCAAAGCCGATGTGAGCGAGGCCGACCTCCCCTTGATCAACGCCGGCATGGCGGCGCAGGTCACCGGACCCGCCCTGGGAGATCAGAAACTGAGCGGCAAGGTAACCGTCATTTCCCCGCAGGCCGTGACGAAAGAAAAGGAACAGACGGAGCGGACGACGGTTCCCGTCACTGTCGAAGCGGACAACCCCGGCGGCGCCGGCCGGCCGGGGACGAACGTGGACCTGCGCATCCAAGCGGCCCGGCTGACCGGCGTGCTTACGGCGCCCCATGAAGCGATCCGCGAATCGCGGAGCGGAAAGGAAACCCTCGTCGTCCGCGACGGCAAGGTCGCCCTCTGCCCCGTCGAAACGGGCATGGCCAACGACATGGTCATTGAGGTGAAATCAGGCGTTCAAGCCGGCGACC from Heliomicrobium undosum harbors:
- a CDS encoding amidohydrolase, giving the protein MSRIVIKNARILTMATEAPQILEGDIGIEGSCIREIGRIDAKMVGDDAVTVIDAAGKVVMPGLINCHNHAAMALFRGYSDDLRLMEWLSQKIWPAEERLDGDAVYAGTMLAAAEMIKSGTTTFADMYFFMDDVARAVRDAGMRATLCQGLLFIDNQAERRLEATRRLFADWHGKAEGRIKAMVGPHAPYTCPPDKLQAVMALAKELQAAIHIHLSETVEEVDQMFDRYGKSPVRYLADLGLFAEHHVLLAHAVNLSRDDIHLLKGLRGGVSHNPVSNLKLGCGVAPVLELRDKGVAVALGTDGAGSATTLDLFEEIKAAAWLQKNRTGDPTAVTAYQALRMATIEGARALGLADRIGSIEPGKQADLILIDMNKPHLFPQNDICALLAYAANGADVDTVLIDGKVVMQNRQLLTMHEADVLAEAAAAARRVIRD
- a CDS encoding GntR family transcriptional regulator; this encodes MTPITLSPTSPIPLYDQITKQIKDAILRGDLAPGQALPSIRQLAQELGTSVITVKRAYLELEREGMILTRQGLGCFVAPVEKGHLETTRRESVLAPLRQALAEAKRLGMTMEEVRQLFAELLKEEER
- a CDS encoding ABC-2 transporter permease, with the translated sequence MWQLVKKDFQAQKKSLRSLGLLLLGITGLILSGKAEPTLFGGIWGILTVMFTLSYTNGTILYEEKSRGYLFLRSLPLSPRQIVAAKFMGGLLSALATTLIVGILLTIAQMIYPPESLIPPFAAFIYLGVTLLFNGLVLMLSFRFGYMKAQRFFALIALSPLIFMALPKGWLKGFFYGPAMYMAAHVEATVAGFVLCVAVFLSAAFLYSIHCFQDADRLDSLLKN
- a CDS encoding ABC transporter ATP-binding protein, which produces MTSILTIDGVTKRYASFMLEKVSLTLPPGAIMGLIGPNGAGKSTLFKAILNLVRIDTGSITVFGLDHRRHEQAIKRRVGFVSEEIPFYDSLTVAELSRFVSSYYPTWDDALFAALQKRFALSAHKKVGDLSKGNRMKLSLCLALAHRPELLLLDEPTAGLDAVARRELLEEMLDVIQEEDRSVLFSSHITADVERVADYVTLIHQGRVCYTGLRDDLQGSWRRILISGDFPPEARPHLVHVEPRFGGYAGVTGDMDALRRSWPGGIPAGVALEAISLEEILIALAKQSSEQGA
- a CDS encoding efflux RND transporter periplasmic adaptor subunit, with product MQSLWKRRKKWIAAALVVAVAGGAWAALRPAKGPAGVPVSVREVTSGDLEVSVVVSGKIEPYAKENVTARVRGRLVKVLVEAGQMVKAGDVLALIDKEDLVRKESDARVNLEVEQLSLDKSRKTAEYELAKARETAEQSRKKMDLEKKNLDRVQALYDSGAATQKEREEALHTYEDAAAQHRNDLRRVESIETNDLGTEIKLREAQIRLKRQEWETSARDLDESAVKAPMDGMVLEVPVDPGDYIAPETKIAVLGRTDRLKIKADVSEADLPLINAGMAAQVTGPALGDQKLSGKVTVISPQAVTKEKEQTERTTVPVTVEADNPGGAGRPGTNVDLRIQAARLTGVLTAPHEAIRESRSGKETLVVRDGKVALCPVETGMANDMVIEVKSGVQAGDLLILNPPEDLQEGTPVAVLPVGARPPSLGVR